Genomic DNA from Acidimicrobiales bacterium:
TGACGAGATCGCCAACCACGCCACTGCGGCGACCGCCACCGCCGCCAGCCCCGCTCGTGCTGCCCAGCTTCGCTTGTCGGTCGGCTCCATGAGCCGCCAACGCTACTGCCTCAGGCGAACGAGGATCGGGCAAGGACCTTGCCGTCGGTGGCGTGCACGACGTGCTCGGTCCGGTCCCGGCGGGCGATCTCCTGACCGGCCCGCTGGGCTTCGGCCCGCGTCCGGTAGACGGTACGGATCGCCCCGGCCCGGCTGCGCTGGTTGACCCAGCCGCTGTCGGTGGCGAACGTGTGAACGGTTGCGCGTGCCATGGAGACTCCTCTTCGTGGGCCACCGCGGTGGTGACACGTGGAACGTAGAGACGCCGCCTCCGCGTTGGAACCGCGAATTCATGGTGTCGCAAGCTGTTCACACAGCGCACCACGCTGTTTACACAATGTTGACAATCCGCCGTCAGAGCCGAGGATCAATCGGCTGGCTCCCACTGCTGATGGTGCTGGCACCACCGCTCGGTATGAAAGTGATCCCCATGCTTTCTGCGGCGAATCTGGCCATCGACCGGCTTCGAGGGGGTGGTGACGCGACGCTTGTTGGTGGGGCGACTCATGATCCACGTTCTATCAACTCGACGATCCCGTCGGTAGCTCGCGGCCATCGACACTTGCGTTCCCGCCACCACTCTGCGAGAGTCCTTTGGTCACGTTGCGTGGTGGGTTGGTGACCGGTGGGAGGGAATGTGCGGTATCGGTGGCGGAATGGTCGGGGCGCGATCGCGCCGTTGTTGGTGGCGCTGAGCGCTCTCGCCGGTGTGGTGCCAGCGGTCGACGCCGGCGCCAACGGTCGCAAGGTCGTCTATCTCACCTTCGACGACGGCCCTGCGCTCGACAGCGCCACCTCGTCACTCCTCGACTTGTTGGCCCGAGAAGGCGTCACCGCAACCTTCTTCGTGATCGGTGACAACGTCGATCGAAACCCGGGGATGATCCAACGCATCATCGATGGCGGGCACGCCCTCGGTAATCACTCCGACACCCACCGCCCCCTGAACGCCATGTCGCCGGCCGAGATCCGCACCGAATTCGTTGACGCGCAGGCCGCCGTTTCCCGAGGTGGCGGCCACACGATGACGTGCTATCGCCCCCCGTTCGGCGCGACGAGCGACTCGGTCCGCTCGATCGGTGCTTCGCTCGGCATGAGCGAGGAGATGTGGGACCTCGACATCCACGACTACGAGCGAGTCAGTGCCGCGTACTACGCCGAGGCACTCGAGCGCGCCGGCGATGGCGACGTGGTGTTGCTCCACGACGGCTACACCGATGGTGAGATGACCGTCGAGGCCGTTCGACGCTTCATCGACGAGCACGGCGACGAGATCGAGTTCCGCTCGCTCCCAGGGTGTGACCCGGGATCGAAGCCACCGACCACTGGCTCCACCACGACGGAGCCAACGACGACCTCCACCACGCAACCGACCACGACCACGACCGGGCCAACGACGACCTCCACGACCTCTACGACGCAGCCAGCAACGACGACCACGACCACCGTCGAGACCGGCGACCTGGTGCTCCCGCCGGCACCGTGTCGACTCGGCCCGGTCGACGACTTCGTCGATCGCAGCGATCCCGACCACGGTGCGGTGTTCCGGATCTACTGCTCGCACCTGGGACGCCAACCCGATCGCGACGGCTTTGCGTACTGGCTTGGCATCGCGACCGAATCGGCGTCGCTCCATCCGCTGTCCTACTCCTTCCTCCACAGCCCCGAGTTCGTCACCACCTACGGCCCGCTCGCCGACACGGCGTTCGTGACGACCGCCTACGCCAACGTGCTCGGCCGGACGCCCGACTCCGCCGGACGTGACTACTGGCTGGCGCTACTCGCCGATGGCGTCCCGCGCCGTGAGGTGATGCTGGCGTTCAGCGAGTCCGCAGAATTCCGCATGACCACGCAGACCGCATGAGGACCTAGACCGCATGACCGCCAAGACCGTCTGATCGTCGCCGTTCTGTGCAGCACGCTGCCGGCCGAGCGGCAACAATGGACCAGGCGAGCGAAACGAGTCAGCCATGTCGGTCCCGGACGATGAGCATCACGGAGACATGATCGAACAGCCGCTGTTCGTCACGCGTCCTCGGTGGCGACGAGCGCTCCCCAACGCCCAACAGCGCGAGCTTGGTCTCCGCAAGATTCGTGAGCTTCGGGAGCGCCTCAGTCGCTCGGACTGAGGCCGACCTCAGGGCTCGAACACCAGGGTGACCGTGGTGCCGGTCGTGCTGGTATGGCGTTCGAACGAGGTGGCGACGGATTCCATGATGTGTGTGCCGCGCCCGCGGTGGGGCAGCTGCGTCCTACGCTCGTGCCACCGTCCAGCGTCGCTCACGATGACCTGCACGGTGCCCTCGGTCTCCGCGGCCCGCACGTGCACTCGTCCCGAGCGGATCTTTGAATAGCCATGCTCGATCGCATTGGCGCACGCTTCGCTGGTCCCGAGCACCACTCGATAGCGGGTCTCCTCGTCGACGCCACCGTTGGCCAGCCAGGCATCGAGGTCCTCGCGCAGCGCAGCCACCTTGGACTGTTGGGCATTGATGGTCGCTCGGAACCGATTGCCCGTCGGGGCGTACCGCAGCGAAACGACGACCACGTCGTCCTCGGCGGGCAGCGGAACACCAGACACCAACTGCTGATTGAGATGCTCGATGTCGAGCCCAATGAGCGAGCGGGCCCGTTCAGCGAGCGCACCGATCGCCTCGTGCAGGTCGCGGCCCCGCCGCTCCACCAACCCGTCGGTGTAGATGATCACGGTGTCGTCGGGAGCGAGCTCGACCGATGCCGACCGGCGACGCTCGACTTCGATGGCGCTGATCGGAATCGATTGTGCCTGATCGAGCCAGCGGGTCTCGCCGGTCTGGGAGACCACGAGGGCAGGGAGATGGCCGGCTGACGCGTAGGACAATCGGTTGGTGTTCGGATCGACGACGGCGCAGAAGGCGGTCAGATACTCGGTCCCGTCGGGTCCCCGGGCGAAGCGGTCCAGCGTCTCGAGCATGACGGACGGGTCGGGAGGACCGGACGCGAACAGGATGCCGGAGGCGGCACGGAGCCGTCCCATCGCGGCCGCGGCCTCGATGCCGTGACCGACGACGTCGCCGACGACCACGCCGTAGGACCCGTCGTCCCAACACAGGGTGTCGTACCAGTCGCCCCCGACTTCGAGATGCACACTCGCCGCCTGATAGCGGGCAGCGGTGTCGATGGTCGGATGCTCCACGACCTGATCGGGCAGGAGCGCGTGCTGGAGACGTAGCGAACTCTCGTGCTCCTGCTCGCGTGAAGCCGTGGCATTGATGACCGCCCCGACTCGGTACGCCAGCTCGTAGAGCAACCGAAGATCGTCGTCATCGAAACGGCGTCGTTCGGGGTCACTCATCCCGCACAGCAAGACGCCGTGGCGATCGACGCCGAGGGACAGCGGGACTGCGACGTAGGAGCGCATCGCCAACTGATCGAGCAGTGTGGCCGTCTCGTGATCACGCTCGACCTGTCCCGACGGGTCGGCATCGACATTGGGAACGAGGCGAGCCTCGCCGTGGGCGACGCCGTGGAGCGACCACGGGTTCCGGTTTTCGAGCCGATGCCAGCGACGAAGGGAGGCGAGGGTGACCGCTCGTTCCGGATCGACGTGTGCCATGGCCAACAACGGATGCTCGCTGTCCGGGTCCTCGATCGTGACGAAGTCGGCGATGCGTGGGACCAGCAGCTCGGTCAGCACTTCGACTTGCTCGTTGACGCTCGACACCGCTTCGACGGTGGTGAGGGTGCTGGCGATGAGCTCGGCACGGTCTCGGGCTCGTCGCTCACGCTCGTGGAGGAGGGCCCGCTCGAATGCGCCCCCGGCTTGCTGAGACGCAGCTCGCAACAGCGCTCGGCGTGAGAGATCGAACCAGCCTGCGACCGGGCTCATCGCTTCCACTGCGCCAAGGGGTGTCCCGTCGGCCGTGGTGATGGGCTTGACCACCAACGACTCGAAGCCGACAGCGCGCCGGGCCGACGCCAGATGGGGGAATCGCTCATCGAAGGCCAAGCCGGAGGGAATGCGGAGCGGGTGGCCGGTCGAGGCGACGACCTGCGCCGGCGTTTCGAGGTCGTCGGCTGCGGTCCAGGACTCGACACTGCCGCCCGCACTGGCGACCATCGACACCTCGCCGTCGCGTGCGAGACTGACGAACACGGCGCCGCCGGTGTGGTCGTGCAGCTCGTGAGCAAGGACGGTCGACGCCTCTTCGACGGTTGCGGCGGCGGCAAGGCCCGATGCGATCGACTCGAGCGCCTCGGACTTGCGGCGGGCGGCCAGTTCGGTGGCTTGTGCCTGCACACGGTCGGTGAGGTCGAGGCCGGACACCACGAGGTGGGTCACGCCTCCACCGGGCCCTCGCAGCGGTGCGATCTGGAAGTCGATCGGCAGACGGCCGTCGTCTCGGATCCGTACGACAGCGTCGTAGCGGACGACCATGCCGGCGGCGGCGTCCCGGCAGCTCTGCTCGATGCGACCAGCGACGGCGTCATCGTACGACCACCAGTGGCAGGCCCAGAAGTGCTTGCCGACGACGTCGTCGAGGTCCAGACCGGCGGCCTCGAGGGGGGCGCGGTTTGCACTCATCACGACGCCTTCGACGTCGAGGACGCCGGCGAAGGTGAACAGACCGTCGAGCACTCGATCCGTGAAGGCGGCGGTGTCGGCGAGTGCGCGCTCGGCGCTGCGTCGATCGGTGATGTCGGCGCTCGTGCCGATGTGGCCCTGGTAGCTGCCGTCGGCATCGAAGCGCGGAGTACCCCAGGACTCCAGCCAACGCCACTCACCGTCGCCCCGGCGCACCCGCACCTCGTGATGGAATGGACGTTGTTGGGCGACCGCCTCGGCGAAGTCGTCGGCGTACGCGGTGCCGTCGTCGGGATGGGTGAGCAGCGACCAACGATCGTCGCGCATCTCGTCGCGCGTCACCCCGAAATAGTCGCAGAAGGTCTGATTGACGAAGACCTGGGCCCCGGTGGCGTCGTGCACCCAGACCACGAGTGGGAGTTGGTCGATCAGGCGGAGTGACGCCTGGTCGAAGGGCAGGCGGTGCTCGAGGTTCGGGTCTTCACTCACGTCGTCAAGTTTCGAGGTTCGGGCCGCCCCGGGCCAATCGTGCGAAAGATCATCGACGCTGGCCGCCGCCGGAGACACAAACCCCGAGGCCGTCGAGCTGCGACCTCTACGATGCGGCGATGCTCTCGATCGATCTCGACGCCGTTCGCAACGACACCCCGGGATGCGCTGCGGTCGCCCACCTCAACAACGCCGGCGCTGCGCTGCCTCCGAGGATGGTGGTCGACGACATGATCGATTACCTCCGCCTGGAAGAAGTGCTCGGAGGCTACGAGACGGCTGAGCGTGAGGCCCGGCGACTCGATCGCCTCTATCACGCCGGCGCGACGCTCCTTGGATGTCAACCTGGCGAGCTGGCGCTGACGACCAACGCGTCGGAGGCCTGGTGGCGTGCGCTGTCGGCCGTGCCACTCGAGCCGGGCGACCGAGTGCTCACCGGGCAGGCCGAGTACGTCTCGAATGCGCTGGGGCTGATCCAGGCCAGGGAACGCGGGATCGACGTCGACGTGGTGCCCGACGACGACGATGGACAGATCGACCTCGACCTCCTCGCAACCGCCGCCGAGGACGAGCGAGTGAAGCTGATCGCCCTCACGCACGTGCCGACCAATTCGGGACTGGTCAACCCGGCCGAGGAGGTCGGCGCCATCGCCAAGCGCACCGGGTGCTACTTCCTTCTCGACGCATGCCAGTCGGTCGGTCAGATGTCGGTCGATGTCAACACGCTGCAGTGCGATTTCCTGTCGCTGACCGGTCGCAAGTTCCTGCGTGCGCCACGCGGGACCGGGCTGCTCTACGTCCGGGCCTGCATCCTCGACGAGCTTCGACCACCCGAGTTCATCGATGGTCACTCGGCGAGCTGGAACGCGGCCAACGGCTATGTACTCGATGCCACTGCCCGCCGCTTCGAGCTGTTCGAGTCGAGCCCGGCAGCAAAGAGTGGCCTGGCCACCGCGATCGACTATGCGCTCGCGCTCGGCATCGACGCCATCGAGGCGCGGGTCACCCTGCTGGCCCGCCACCTGCGATCGCAGCTGCGCTCACTTCCCGGCGTCGAGGTGCTCGACCGAGGACGCCGACTGTGCGGCATCGTCACCTTCACGGTGAAGGGCCACGATCCGTCCGACATCCGCGCTGCGGCGGCCAAGGCCGGGGTGAACGTCACGGTGGCGACAACCAGCCCGTGGCAGTCAAATGGGGGCACGCTCCGGTCGACGGTCCGGGCGTCACCGCACTACTACAACACCGAAGCCGAGCTCGATCGTCTGTGCACCGTGGTCGCCGGCCTCGGCTGAACGAAGCAGGCGATACTGCCCCCACCCATTGCCCGAACTGTCAGCACTCGAGCCCACCCCTGGCGAACTCTCGGCTGTGGAGCCCACACCTGACGAACTCTCGGCTCTGGAGCCCGGAAATGGGCTCGACAGCCGAGAGTTGAGAGGAGGTGGGCCGGAGAGCCGAGAGATGGCGTGCGCGACGAACGGCGGGAGTGGCCCGATATCGGGCCGGCAACGCTGGTAGAACAGCGGGATGGCACACCGCAGTCATCTCGCTGCCGTCGTGATCGACGTTCCGGAGGACCGGGTCGAGACGACGACGAACTTCTGGGGCGCGGCGCTCGGCCGGCCGCTTCGTCAACTCGATCACGACGAGTTCTGGGGTGTCCGGGTCTCGACTGCGATGGTGCTCCTGGTCCAACGCCTCGGCGAGGGCGCACCTCGAGTGCACATCGACATCCATACCGACGACGTCCCGGCCGAGGTTGCGCGCCTCGAAGCACTCGGTGCCGTCGTCGCCTCGTCGTTCGCTCAGTGGACGGTCATGACCGACCCTTCCGGGCAGCCGTTCTGTGTCGTCGAGGCCCCGCCGGGAACACTCGAAGGCGACGACGTCATCGAATGGTCGTGACACCGGCCGATTCGGGCGTTCCGGCGATTGGCCAGTTTCAGATCGTGTCGATGCCGAGCTGACGGAGCTTGTGTCGGGATCGCTCCACGATCAACGGATAGGTGTCGAGGTAGTAGGGCCACGCGGCGCACGCCTGCTGCACTGCCGCCCCACGGGCACGAGCGAGCGTGGCGTCGTCGACACCGAGCGTTTCGAGGAACACCTCCCGGGACGCCTCGGTGAACAATGGTGACCAGACCACGGCGACATCGGCCGCAGGATCACCGACGCACGCGAGACCCCAGTCGATGAGGCCGCAGAGTTCGCCGTCGGCGACGATGCAGTTGCCCTCGAGGTCGCCGTGCACCCAACGGACCGGACCGCCGTAGGGCGGAGCGTCGAGTGCCGCCTCCCACAACTCGAGCGCGGCCGCGGTGTCGACGAGTGCAGCGGCCGAGGCGATGGCCGCCCGCGCCGAGCGGTCGTAGTCCTGGATCGGTCGTGCCCGGTTGCGGGCGATCGGAGCGCCCTCGGTCGGCACGGCAGCCAGCTCCGCGACGATCATCGACAGCGTGCGGGCAAACGCGACCGGATCGCCGATGCGATCGAGCGCGGCCCCGTCACCCTCGACCCATCGGTGCACTGCCCAGGGAAAGGGGTAGGTGGCATCGGGCTGGCCAATCGCCAACGGTTCCGGCACCGCGACTGACAGGTACGGCCCGATGTGGTGCAGCCATTCGGCCTCGAGGGTGACCTGGTGCCGGGCGGCCGCGATGCGTGGCAGGCGGACGACCAGCTCGTCACCGAGGCGGAAGATTGCGTTGTCGGTGCCCCACGGCTCGACGATGGTGATCGGCAGCTCGGCCAGGGCCGGCATCTGTGACTGGAGGAGGCGGCGCACCAGCTGTTGGTCGGTCCCGATCTCGTCGGCGTGCATTCGCTCGGCCATTGCGCCGAACGTAGTGCGTGCGTCGCTGGACCCTGCCGGAATATCCGACGCATACTCCCGGCATGGGTCTGTTCAACGGAGAGGTCGTGTTGGTCACCGGCGCCGGTCGAGGCATCGGTCGGGATGAGGCGCTGATCGCGGCGCAGGAAGGTGCTCGAGTCGTCGTCAATGACCTGGGCGGAGGGTTCGACGGCACCGGTGCCGATGCCGGTCCGGCCCAGGCAGTCGTCGACGAGATCATCGCCAACGGTGGCGAGGCCGTGGCCAACACCGGTTCGGTCTCGTCGTGGAGCGACGCCGAGGCGATGGTCCAGCAGGCGATCGACGCATTCGGCGACCTGCACGCCGTGATCAACAACGCCGGCGTCTTGCGTGACCGCATGCTCGTCAACATGACCGAGGACGACTGGGACACCGTCATGGCGGTGCACCTCAAGGGCACCTTCGGGCCGACCCGCCACGCCGCCGGCTACTGGCGCGAACGGTCCAAGGCGGGTGACGACCAACCACGACGCATCGTGAACACCACCTCCGGCTCGGGCCTCTACGCCAACATCGGTCAAGCCAATTACGGCGCCGCCAAGTCGGGCATCGCGACGTTCACCCAGATCATTGCGAAAGAGCTGGCCCGCTACGGCGTCCGCGCCAACGCGATCTCACCGGTTGCTGCGACCCGGATGACGCTGTCGGTCCCCGGCGCCGATGGTCGGATCGACCCTGACGATCCAAAATGGCAGCCGGCGCACCCCGCCACACTCGCGGTCTACCTGGCCAGCCCGGCCTGTCGGTTCACCGGACAGATCTTCCGGGTGTTCGGATCGCAGATCACGCTCCAACAGAGCTGGGGCCACACCGATCTTGCCGTCGCCGCCGGCGACGATCCGTGGGAAGCCGGTGCCCTCGCGGAAGCGCTCGAATCGATTCCTGCGGTGGCGCCGCTCAACCGCCCACAGCGGGCCACCTGATCACGCGTCGGGTTCGAGCAGTGAGCGCTCGGTCGGTGTCCGGAACTTGGGCTTGAACCGCACGTCACCCAGCCAGAACTCGACTGCGCCGGCCTCGCGCTCGACCGCCTCCTCGGTGTCGCGACCGAGGTCTTCGAGCAACCGCCAGGCGATCGAGCCATCGGGCCGCTGTGCCCATCCACCGACGACGCGACCGTCGGACCAGATGGTCGGTCCGATGTTGCCGCTGCGGTCGAACAGGGCATCTCGATGTGGGCCGAGATACCAGTCACGGTCCTTCCACCCCATGGCGGTCGGATCCAAGGCCGGCAGCAGCGCCACCCACGGCTGGGGATCGATCACGGGATCGAGGTCGTCGGGCATGGCCCATCCTGCCGCTCCATCGAGACCGACCTCGATCGCTCCGATCGTGGCGAGCGCCCGGCGTGTTTGGGTGAGCGTCCACCCGGCCCACCACCGCAGATCGGCCTCGGTGGCGGGACCGTAGGTGCGCAACCATTCGCCAGCCATCGTGGCCTCGGCGTCGGTCGGGTCGACCGAGTCGAGTGGCTGGTCGATCCAGTGGCCGACCGGTTCCCACCGGTAGCGCGTCGACGTCCAGCGGCCGGTGGGGCGTCCCCGCACGATCTGTCCATCGGCTGCGAGTTGGGTCAACACTCGATTGTTGATGGCACCTGTGCCGCCGTATGGCTTGTCCAGCGAGACCGACACACTGGTGCGGAGATCAGGGACGGCGGCCGACAGCTCGACGGCGGTCGCCGCGCCGAGTGTCGTCAGCGTCTCGACGACCCGCCGCTCGAGGTCGGCCAACCAGCCATCTGCTTGGTCGTTACCGTTCTCTTCGAGCAGTTTGACCAGCGCTCGGCGATGCGTCGCTGCCACCTTTGCGCTGCATGCCTGGTGCATGACCGCCGCACGATCGACCGGGATGACGAACACCGTGCGGCGCATGCCGAGCATCCTCACCACCCGGTGTTCGTCGTACATGGCCGTCTCCAGGTGCTCCGGCCGGAAGCCGTCGATGCGAGCCCGGAGCGACAGGTAGATCGAGACCGGATCGGTTGCGTGGAGGCCCCACAAGGCGGTTGCAGCATCGACAGCGCCGGTGAACCGGGCCTCATCCGCCAACCCATGCCGTCGCCCGAGCCGAGCTCGTCGCTCGGCAACGCCGATCTCCCGCATGGCTTCAGCCCTGCCGGCGCGGCGGGTTCGGGTGTTGCGATATTGGAGCGGGCTGCCTCATGGCACCATCATGCCCCCGGAGTCCGAGGATCGACGTCCTCGGCGAGACCACCAGCGAGCACCTGCTTCAGCGTCGGCACATCGGACGCACATCGAGCTCGACGAAGTCGGTCGGGTCGCCGGCCGGCATGCCGTTCTCGAGGATGAAGTCGGCCTTCGAGCGCACCCGGAACCTGCTTCCATCGGCACTCGTCACCGTCCCCCGCGTCGAGTTGAACACGTCGACCAAGTCAGGCGAGTGCTCGGTGACGCGGAGCTTCAGAGCGACCGCGCCAGTTGCGAACGCCTCCGGTGGTTCGGCTCCATTCGCCATGTCGGCGCACACCGCCTCGATCCATGGAGGCCCACCCGCTGCACCCGTTCGATAGAGGTACGCCGGCTGTTCCTGGTTGGTCGCCTTCACCGTCACCGCGCCGTCGCGGTGCACGAACACTCGTGCCATCGCCGAGCCCGGCTCGGCATTGAAAGGATCTGCGGGATTGTCCTCGCAGAACTCGCCAACGCTGCCACCGACGAACAGCATCTGGTTGTCGGTCTCGTCGAAGGTCTCGTAGACCAACCCGATGCCGATCTCTTGGACGAGCGGCCGATGCTCGCTGGCTCCGGCAAGGCCCGCTGGGGCGAGGACCGATCCTACGATCGCCGTGGCTGCCATCAGTTGTTTGAACATTGTTGCTTCCCTTCGCTGGTTTGGGTCTCACCGCTCGATGAATTCGAGCGACTCGACGATTTGCTCGCCTTGGGCGAGGGCCGTTTCGAAGACCTCATCTGAGGCAAGGAACGACTCGGCGGTGATGACCAGCACCCCTCTTTCTGGATGCTCGACCACCCACATCCGGCCGCGCGGCGGAGCAAGCCATGCCGACGCCGAGATGGCGCTCCGCGTCACGACGGGCGGACCGTTCGAACTCGCGACGTCGAACACGCGGGCCGGAAGCCCCCCGACGACGGTTGGATCGAGCTCGGTGACGACCAACTTCGCGTCAGCGAGGACGTCGACCAGGTCGTCGGTCGTGGCGATGGGGTGCCCCTCGAGGTCGTTGGGTGCGATGAGCAACTCCGATCCCCCGGGCAGGTAGGCCTCCTTGATCGTGCCGTAGCCGCCGCTGCCTCGCTCGACCACCATGGGCTGATCGACAACGAAGCTGATGCCTCCGAGCAGATCGAGTTCGGTCGGCCCCTGGATCTCGATGACCGGGTTCGGCTGGGGCTCATCGAAGGCGACCGTCGCCAACACGTCGTCAGCGGTGTCGAACCAGTCGGCGTCCGCCTCGCCTCTGATCTCGACCATCACCAAGAGCGGGTCATGATCG
This window encodes:
- a CDS encoding aminotransferase class V-fold PLP-dependent enzyme produces the protein MLSIDLDAVRNDTPGCAAVAHLNNAGAALPPRMVVDDMIDYLRLEEVLGGYETAEREARRLDRLYHAGATLLGCQPGELALTTNASEAWWRALSAVPLEPGDRVLTGQAEYVSNALGLIQARERGIDVDVVPDDDDGQIDLDLLATAAEDERVKLIALTHVPTNSGLVNPAEEVGAIAKRTGCYFLLDACQSVGQMSVDVNTLQCDFLSLTGRKFLRAPRGTGLLYVRACILDELRPPEFIDGHSASWNAANGYVLDATARRFELFESSPAAKSGLATAIDYALALGIDAIEARVTLLARHLRSQLRSLPGVEVLDRGRRLCGIVTFTVKGHDPSDIRAAAAKAGVNVTVATTSPWQSNGGTLRSTVRASPHYYNTEAELDRLCTVVAGLG
- a CDS encoding DUF2188 domain-containing protein; this encodes MARATVHTFATDSGWVNQRSRAGAIRTVYRTRAEAQRAGQEIARRDRTEHVVHATDGKVLARSSFA
- a CDS encoding polysaccharide deacetylase family protein — its product is MGGNVRYRWRNGRGAIAPLLVALSALAGVVPAVDAGANGRKVVYLTFDDGPALDSATSSLLDLLAREGVTATFFVIGDNVDRNPGMIQRIIDGGHALGNHSDTHRPLNAMSPAEIRTEFVDAQAAVSRGGGHTMTCYRPPFGATSDSVRSIGASLGMSEEMWDLDIHDYERVSAAYYAEALERAGDGDVVLLHDGYTDGEMTVEAVRRFIDEHGDEIEFRSLPGCDPGSKPPTTGSTTTEPTTTSTTQPTTTTTGPTTTSTTSTTQPATTTTTTVETGDLVLPPAPCRLGPVDDFVDRSDPDHGAVFRIYCSHLGRQPDRDGFAYWLGIATESASLHPLSYSFLHSPEFVTTYGPLADTAFVTTAYANVLGRTPDSAGRDYWLALLADGVPRREVMLAFSESAEFRMTTQTA
- a CDS encoding SDR family NAD(P)-dependent oxidoreductase, which gives rise to MGLFNGEVVLVTGAGRGIGRDEALIAAQEGARVVVNDLGGGFDGTGADAGPAQAVVDEIIANGGEAVANTGSVSSWSDAEAMVQQAIDAFGDLHAVINNAGVLRDRMLVNMTEDDWDTVMAVHLKGTFGPTRHAAGYWRERSKAGDDQPRRIVNTTSGSGLYANIGQANYGAAKSGIATFTQIIAKELARYGVRANAISPVAATRMTLSVPGADGRIDPDDPKWQPAHPATLAVYLASPACRFTGQIFRVFGSQITLQQSWGHTDLAVAAGDDPWEAGALAEALESIPAVAPLNRPQRAT
- a CDS encoding VOC family protein, whose protein sequence is MAHRSHLAAVVIDVPEDRVETTTNFWGAALGRPLRQLDHDEFWGVRVSTAMVLLVQRLGEGAPRVHIDIHTDDVPAEVARLEALGAVVASSFAQWTVMTDPSGQPFCVVEAPPGTLEGDDVIEWS
- a CDS encoding winged helix DNA-binding domain-containing protein; the protein is MREIGVAERRARLGRRHGLADEARFTGAVDAATALWGLHATDPVSIYLSLRARIDGFRPEHLETAMYDEHRVVRMLGMRRTVFVIPVDRAAVMHQACSAKVAATHRRALVKLLEENGNDQADGWLADLERRVVETLTTLGAATAVELSAAVPDLRTSVSVSLDKPYGGTGAINNRVLTQLAADGQIVRGRPTGRWTSTRYRWEPVGHWIDQPLDSVDPTDAEATMAGEWLRTYGPATEADLRWWAGWTLTQTRRALATIGAIEVGLDGAAGWAMPDDLDPVIDPQPWVALLPALDPTAMGWKDRDWYLGPHRDALFDRSGNIGPTIWSDGRVVGGWAQRPDGSIAWRLLEDLGRDTEEAVEREAGAVEFWLGDVRFKPKFRTPTERSLLEPDA
- a CDS encoding aminoglycoside phosphotransferase family protein, giving the protein MAERMHADEIGTDQQLVRRLLQSQMPALAELPITIVEPWGTDNAIFRLGDELVVRLPRIAAARHQVTLEAEWLHHIGPYLSVAVPEPLAIGQPDATYPFPWAVHRWVEGDGAALDRIGDPVAFARTLSMIVAELAAVPTEGAPIARNRARPIQDYDRSARAAIASAAALVDTAAALELWEAALDAPPYGGPVRWVHGDLEGNCIVADGELCGLIDWGLACVGDPAADVAVVWSPLFTEASREVFLETLGVDDATLARARGAAVQQACAAWPYYLDTYPLIVERSRHKLRQLGIDTI
- a CDS encoding SpoIIE family protein phosphatase; the protein is MSEDPNLEHRLPFDQASLRLIDQLPLVVWVHDATGAQVFVNQTFCDYFGVTRDEMRDDRWSLLTHPDDGTAYADDFAEAVAQQRPFHHEVRVRRGDGEWRWLESWGTPRFDADGSYQGHIGTSADITDRRSAERALADTAAFTDRVLDGLFTFAGVLDVEGVVMSANRAPLEAAGLDLDDVVGKHFWACHWWSYDDAVAGRIEQSCRDAAAGMVVRYDAVVRIRDDGRLPIDFQIAPLRGPGGGVTHLVVSGLDLTDRVQAQATELAARRKSEALESIASGLAAAATVEEASTVLAHELHDHTGGAVFVSLARDGEVSMVASAGGSVESWTAADDLETPAQVVASTGHPLRIPSGLAFDERFPHLASARRAVGFESLVVKPITTADGTPLGAVEAMSPVAGWFDLSRRALLRAASQQAGGAFERALLHERERRARDRAELIASTLTTVEAVSSVNEQVEVLTELLVPRIADFVTIEDPDSEHPLLAMAHVDPERAVTLASLRRWHRLENRNPWSLHGVAHGEARLVPNVDADPSGQVERDHETATLLDQLAMRSYVAVPLSLGVDRHGVLLCGMSDPERRRFDDDDLRLLYELAYRVGAVINATASREQEHESSLRLQHALLPDQVVEHPTIDTAARYQAASVHLEVGGDWYDTLCWDDGSYGVVVGDVVGHGIEAAAAMGRLRAASGILFASGPPDPSVMLETLDRFARGPDGTEYLTAFCAVVDPNTNRLSYASAGHLPALVVSQTGETRWLDQAQSIPISAIEVERRRSASVELAPDDTVIIYTDGLVERRGRDLHEAIGALAERARSLIGLDIEHLNQQLVSGVPLPAEDDVVVVSLRYAPTGNRFRATINAQQSKVAALREDLDAWLANGGVDEETRYRVVLGTSEACANAIEHGYSKIRSGRVHVRAAETEGTVQVIVSDAGRWHERRTQLPHRGRGTHIMESVATSFERHTSTTGTTVTLVFEP